A section of the Malania oleifera isolate guangnan ecotype guangnan chromosome 2, ASM2987363v1, whole genome shotgun sequence genome encodes:
- the LOC131149552 gene encoding uncharacterized protein LOC131149552 isoform X1: MASSLRPAFAYTIVYVKDVAKSVDFYGRAFGCSVRRLDESRRWAELESGQTTIAFTPAHQHETDQITGAVQLPPPSAPVRAPLELCFDYSDVDAAFKRAVENGAVAVSEPEERGWGQKVGYVRDIDGMVVRMGSHVSTPADRASTD, from the exons ATGGCGTCCAGCTTGAGGCCAGCGTTTGCGTACACCATAGTGTACGTGAAAGACGTCGCCAAGTCGGTGGATTTCTATGGAAGAGCCTTCGGGTGCAGCGTCCGGCGGTTGGACGAGTCGCGGCGGTGGGCGGAGCTAGAGAGCGGGCAGACGACGATAGCCTTCACGCCGGCCCACCAGCACGAGACGGACCAAATCACCGGCGCCGTCCAGCTCCCTCCCCCCTCCGCCCCCGTCAGAGCCCCCCTCGAGCTTTGCTTCGATTACTCCGACGTCGATGCGGCTTTCAAG AGAGCGGTGGAGAATGGGGCGGTGGCGGTGAGCGAGCCGGAGGAGAGAGGGTGGGGACAGAAGGTGGGGTACGTTCGGGACATAGACGGCATGGTCGTGAGGATGGGAAGCCACGTGTCCACCCCCGCCGATCGCGCCAGCACTGATTAA
- the LOC131149552 gene encoding uncharacterized protein LOC131149552 isoform X2, with translation MASSLRPAFAYTIVYVKDVAKSVDFYGRAFGCSVRRLDESRRWAELESGQTTIAFTPAHQHETDQITGAVQLPPPSAPVRAPLELCFDYSDVDAAFKGNWMMMMNLMMVVMSRERWRMGRWR, from the exons ATGGCGTCCAGCTTGAGGCCAGCGTTTGCGTACACCATAGTGTACGTGAAAGACGTCGCCAAGTCGGTGGATTTCTATGGAAGAGCCTTCGGGTGCAGCGTCCGGCGGTTGGACGAGTCGCGGCGGTGGGCGGAGCTAGAGAGCGGGCAGACGACGATAGCCTTCACGCCGGCCCACCAGCACGAGACGGACCAAATCACCGGCGCCGTCCAGCTCCCTCCCCCCTCCGCCCCCGTCAGAGCCCCCCTCGAGCTTTGCTTCGATTACTCCGACGTCGATGCGGCTTTCAAG GGAAattggatgatgatgatgaatttGATGATGGTGGTGATGAGCAGAGAGCGGTGGAGAATGGGGCGGTGGCGGTGA